The nucleotide sequence CCCGAATATTAATCCTAAAACCGGCACTAAATTTTGGTAGGCGGCGGTTCGAACGGCTCCAATTTTTTTAACCCCGTTGTTCCATATAATATAGGCTAGTCCAATTGATAAAGCCCCGCTGTAAAGAACTCCTCCGTAGCCAATCAGTGAAATTGCTGCCCAATCCAATTTTATCATAAATGGCAGCCCAACTATTAACAAGGTTATTAATCCCACAACCGACATAAAAGCAGAGTACTGAAGCGGGCTGTAAACCCGAAGGTATTTACGGGAAAGAATAGTATATGTGGCCCAGCAAACAGCGGCTATAAGAGTGATGACATTCCCTAAAAAGGTGTCAGATTCGAATGAAATATCACCCTGCCCCCCCATAATAATAAATGCAACCCCGGCAAACGCGAAAAATACCCCGAGTGCCTTATAAAAGGTTAGCTTTTCGTCGGTGAAAAACTGAGAAAGTAATGCGACCCAAATAGGGATGGTTCCGAGCATCACAGCAGCATTTGCGGCATAAGTATAGTTCAACCCAATGATGAAAAACATTTGATAGAAAAGATTTCCGACTATACCTATCCCAATCAGTTTCCAAAAGTGTTCTTTTTCTACTTTAAGCGAATACCCTTTTTTATGCGCAAAATACCAAAGAAGTGTAGTAGCAAAGATGAATCGCAAGGCATTAAAGCTGTACGGATCCATCTCGCGCAGCGATACCTTAACAATGCTAAAGTTAAGAGCCCAAATAATGGCAACAAGAATTAGGCTTAGGTCAATTAAATAAGGGCGATTCAATAGTTTGATTTTTTTAAAAGGCAAAAGGTACGGTGATTTGTTTTTTAAACCGAACCGAATATGCATTTGAGGTGAAATTTGTCAATTGGTAGACATTATTTGGATCATCAGGCTCCGCCCGGTTTCCTTTCTCAGGCATCAAAGATTTATTTTTTTAAAAAATTGGGAACTATTTAGAAATGTATGTAGTTTTATGACCTTAGTTCAATAAATGACTTAAAGTCAATATATGGGAATATCAGAACGAAAAGAACGTGAAAAAGAAAGGAAGAAGGCCCTGATACTGGAAGCGGCCGAGGAGCTTATTTTGGAGAAAGGCCTGGATCATTTGAATATGGATGAGGTGGCCGATCGTGCTGAGGTGAGTAAAGGTTCATTGTATCTGTACTTCAAAAATAAATCAGATCTGGTTTTAGGTATTTGCCACAAAGCTTCAGGTATGCTTTCAAAGGAAATCGCAAATGTACTTACTAAAGATATTCCGGGTATTGAAATGGTGTATACCATGGGGGCCGCTTATCTGAATTTTGTGCGTTCTCACCCTGAGTATTTTCGCTCAATGCGCTTTTTTGATAGTCTGAAGGATACCGATCAGCTAAGCGAAAGTGATTATATCGAGCTTTGCCAAAGCAATAAAGACGCCTCATTTACCAGTATGGTTCGAGCTATTCAAATAGGAATGCAAGACGGTTCAATACAGGATACTTATGATGCTAAAGAACTGGCCATGTTGCTTTGGAGTACTTCGCACGGATTAGTAAATATGGCTTTTATGCATCAAAACATGCCTCATTTTCGGCTGTTTGAGAAGAACAAGATTGAAATGAAGTCATTGTTTGCGGCCTATATGAAATTGATTGGCTGCGGAATAGCAACCGGAGAGGAAGAAATAAATAATGACTTGAAGTCAATTTTTGAAACAGAATAATATTTCTTTCGTAGAAGCGACCGTTTTTTAAAATAATTTTAGAACCACTTTAATCAACACGACATTCATCATTTATATGCGAATCTTTTTTATAGCCGCCGGATTATTTTTGTTCATAAACACATCAATAATCGCTCAAATTAAAGGTGACTCACTTCTTCAGGATGCAGAGCTGACACTTGAAAATGCAATTCAGGTTGCCGTTGCAAATAACCCGCAGGTCAATCGAGCCCTCCTGTCTCTGGAAGATGCAGACGAACTTGTTGATATTGCATACAGTGAGGTGTATCCGAATATAAGTTCCTCTTTAAATTATACACGAAATTTTGAGGTGCCGGTTCAGTTTGTGCCCGGTGAACTGTTTGGAGGGGAGCCGGGAACTTTCATTCCTGTGGCATTTGGAACCGATAATAATTGGCAGGGTGGTTTTACTGTGACTCAGAACATTTTCCGGGGAGAAGTTTTTGTTGGGCTTTCCACTTCTACCATATATAAAACGGTACAACAGGAAAATTTAAGAGCAACTACTCAACAAGTTATTACTCAGGCAAGAACGGCATATTACCAAGTCTTGATTACCAAGGAACAACTTCGCCTTCAAGAGGCACAAATAAATCGATTGGAACAAAATCTCCGTGAAAATAGATCGAGACAACAAGCCGGTCTGATTGATGAGTATTCAGTACTTCAGTTAGAAGTTCAGTTGAGCAATCAAAGACCTCAACTTATTGAAGCTCAGTATGCGGTGGATGAAGCTTATCGTGATTTAAAAGTAGCCCTTGGTTTGCCACTGGAAATAAATTTCAAAGTAAAGGGTAACTTAAATGCTTTTGATATTGTGTCTCAGGAGGCAGTTTCTGCTGAAAATGAGCATATCAAAAAGATTGATCAAATGAACCCGTTTAGCTATCAAAAACGGAATGATGACTGGCCGTCTTTCCTGGATTATCGTGGAGATCTGCGGGTATTGGATGCACGACTTAACCTGAATGAAAAAGAAATTCAGGCTGTAAAGAGCAGGTTTTTGCCGACAATTACGGCTTCATACAACTTGCAATGGAGTTCGGCAGAATCTGGCACGCCTACTTTTTTTGAAAACAGTTCACGGTTTCAAACCCTGGGGGTTAATGTGAGCCTTCCTCTCTTTGAAGGCTTTGCACGAACATCAGATGTGCAGCGCGCCCAAATTGCCCGCAAAGATATTGAGGTACAGCAACGAGCCGCTAAACTCGAAGCAGAAAATCAAATAGCTTCGGCAGCTGAAGCATTGAATAAAAGTTTTGAAACAGCAGAAGCACGAAAACAAGCGTTGAAACAAGCTGAAGAAGGCTATCAGCGCGCATTGTCGCGGCTGGAAAATGGAATCGGTTCACAGATAGAAGTAACAGACGCTGAAGTTCAGGTTCGTCAGGCTGAAGTGAATTACGCGCTGATGGTATTTGAATATCTGAGTGCAAAAGCTCAATACGATCTGGCAACGGGTCAGGTTCCCTATGTGGATACAATGGAAACGGAAATAGAATGATTTTAAACATTAAAGACACGAACTCAATCGAAATGAAAAAATTTAATCTGATTTTAATAACTGTTTTTGCGGCTTTTATTGCTGCCTGCTCCGGAGAAGCACCAGAAGTTGCAGGTGATGAGATAGTTGGGAAAACGGTGAATGTAGAAACAAGAATCCTCGAACCTTCGACTTTCAGAAGTCAGCTTCGGGTGGTAGGTAATGTTGAAACCAAGAACGATATTATGATTTCTGCCGAAGTAGGTGGGCGTATTATGGAGCAAACCGTTTCTGAAGGCACAAGAGTGAGAAAAGGACAAACCATTCTGAGAATTGATGATGCCAAACTAATGCAGGAAAAAGCACAACTTGAAGCTGCAACAGCACAAGCACGTGAAAATTATGAGCGCCTTCAGCGAGTATATGAGGAAAGTGGAATCGGTTCAGAGATTGATGTACTAAATGCTAAGTATAGCTATCAACAGAGTAAGTCAGCACTGGAATCAATAAAAGTTGATCTGGAGAATACCACCATTTCTGCACCTTTTGATGGTACAGTGGAGCAATATGTGTTGGAAGAAGGTGAGATGGCAAGTCCCGGCATGCAGGTGGTACGATTGATCGGAACCAACACTTATATCGTCACGGCCGGTGTCCCGGCTCGTTATGCAGATGTAGTTCTGTCCGGTGATGAAGTTGAAGTTTGGTTTGATACTCAAGATACGGACACCCTTCAGGGTACGATCTCATTTGTGGGAAATAGTATCGACCCGCAAAGCCGGACGTTTCGTATTGAGGTTCTTCTCCCGGTTCAGCAAAAAAATTACAAGGTGGATATGATTGCCAACCTTCGACTGAGTACGCTGATGGAAGAAAACGTGCTGATTGTAAGCGAAGAATTTATTTACAAAGAAGAAAATGAGTTCATCACATATGTAAAGACCGAGAATGAGGACGGCGACCCTATTGCTGAAAGAAGAGTTGTGGTTTTAGGTCCTTCCTTCCGTTCGGATGTGATTATAAGAAATGGATTAAATCCCGGTGAAGAGTTAATCACGATCGGGTCTGCCTTTCTTAATGATGGTGTAAAATTAAATATCGTAGAAACACATGGCAGTGATCTTGCATCCAACTAAAGATTTTATAAAAAATATTCTGGAGAAATAGTACGATGAGTACCGATAACTTAAAAAATGGGGCCGGAAATGGAAGGCCGGTGCCGGATGGTTCGAACCGCAAAGAGTTTTGGCTTTCAACATTCTCGATAGATAACCGCATAAGCGTGTTGGTATTGATTTTGTTGGTAGCCGTTTTGGGAATTGTATCCTATATCACCATTCCTAAAGAATCCTTCCCTAATATTACGGTTCCAAATATATTTGTGGTCACGATCTATCCCGGGGTATCACCGGAGGATATGGAGAGCCTGGTTACCCGAAAGCTGGAAGATGAGCTGAGTAATATCAGTGATGTGAAAACGATGACCTCAACTTCTTCTGAAGGGTATTCAAACATCAACCTCGAATTCAATACCGGTATAGATATTGATGAGGCATTGCAGAAAGTGCGTGAAAAAGTGGATTTAGCCAAGCCCGAACTTCCCGAAGATGCAGAAGAGCCAGTTATTCAGGAGGTAAATCTTTCTGAATTCCCCATCATGCAGGTAAACTTATCAGGAGATTACAGTCTCGATATATTGAAAGAGATTGCGGAGGATTTACAGGAAGACATCGAAGCCGTTCCTTCTGTGTTGGGAGTTGATCTGACCGGTGGTTTGGAGCGTGAGGTTCAGGTGGATGTAGATCTCCCTAAGATGAAATATTACAACCTCAGCTTCACTGATATTATCACAGCTATTCAGCAGGAAAATGTAACGATACCCGGTGGAGATATTACGGTGGGCAGCAAGAACTTTTTATTGCGTGTTCCCGGTCAGTATGAAACGACTGCTCCCATCGAGGATATCGTTGTTACAGCAGATGATGATAAGCCCATATACATCCGGGATGTTGCCAGTGTAACTTTTGGGTATAAAGAAAGGGAGACCTATTCCACGCTGGATAATTCACCGGTAATTACGCTTGGGGTAAAAAAGAGGACCGGGAAAAATATTCTGGATACATCTACAGCTGTGAAGTCTATTCTTGAAGAGGCTTTACCTACCCTTCCACCCAGTACCGTTTATAAAATCACAAATGATCAGAGTAAAGATGTTAATAGTATGGTGGCAAACCTGGAGAATAATATCATCTCCGGATTAATTCTGGTGGTGGGTGTTCTTCTCTTTTTTCTTGGGGTTAGAAATGCCTCTTTCGTAGGAATATCTATTCCTCTGTCCATGTTCCTGTCGTTTATTATACTGAGTGCCTTGGGAATCACTATGAACATGATTGTTTTGTTTTCATTGATTCTTGCACTGGGTATGCTGGTTGATAATGCCATTGTGGTGGTGGAAAACATTTATCGCTATTTGGAAGAGGGATACGACAACTTTGAAGCAGCAAAAAAAGGAACCGGAGAGGTTGCGGTGCCCATTATCTCCGGGACGGCTACCACATTGGCTGCTTTTGCTCCCATGATTTTCTGGCCGGGAATCGTAGGTGAGTTTATGGGCTACCTTCCCAAAACTTTGATTATCACATTGAGCAGTTCTTTGTTTGTAGGACTGATTATCAATCCGGTAATCTGTGCGTTATTCATGCGCGTAGATACCGATAAAGGTAAAGCAGCAATGACCAGGAAAGGAAAAAGAATTCTTTATAGCTTCTTAGGAGTTATTGGAGTGATATTGCTTGTTTCCAGTTTTATAACCTGGACGATGCTGATCATTTTAGGGGTGATACTTTGGGCTACCAATAAATATTTTCTCGAACCTGTTGGAAACTGGTGGCAGCGCGAAGGCCTTAATAATGTACTTAGCAAATACGAAAATACTCTTGAATGGGCACTAAATCATCGGTTGTCCACCATTGGTATTTCAATAGCTGTTTTAGCTTCCAGTATTTTTGTTTTGATTGCGTTTTTCCCGGGTTCAGAATTCTTCCCTGAGGATATTCCTCCCCGTGACATCTATGTACAGATTGAGACCCCTATTGGTTCGGATGTGGAGTTCACCAAAAGTGTGGTTGATAAGGTGGCTGCTCGCGTGGAACAGATGCCTTATAATGTAGATTACAATACAATTTTAGCAACCTCCGGCGCTGCTATCACCAGCGATCCAACTGCTTCAGGTGGAAATTCAACACATCTTGGCACGGTAGCCATCAATTTTGTGGATTATGA is from Gracilimonas sp. and encodes:
- a CDS encoding DMT family transporter yields the protein MPFKKIKLLNRPYLIDLSLILVAIIWALNFSIVKVSLREMDPYSFNALRFIFATTLLWYFAHKKGYSLKVEKEHFWKLIGIGIVGNLFYQMFFIIGLNYTYAANAAVMLGTIPIWVALLSQFFTDEKLTFYKALGVFFAFAGVAFIIMGGQGDISFESDTFLGNVITLIAAVCWATYTILSRKYLRVYSPLQYSAFMSVVGLITLLIVGLPFMIKLDWAAISLIGYGGVLYSGALSIGLAYIIWNNGVKKIGAVRTAAYQNLVPVLGLIFGLVLLGEQLTTLQYIGAALVITGIVLARMKTAADQKLNLK
- a CDS encoding TetR/AcrR family transcriptional regulator — translated: MGISERKEREKERKKALILEAAEELILEKGLDHLNMDEVADRAEVSKGSLYLYFKNKSDLVLGICHKASGMLSKEIANVLTKDIPGIEMVYTMGAAYLNFVRSHPEYFRSMRFFDSLKDTDQLSESDYIELCQSNKDASFTSMVRAIQIGMQDGSIQDTYDAKELAMLLWSTSHGLVNMAFMHQNMPHFRLFEKNKIEMKSLFAAYMKLIGCGIATGEEEINNDLKSIFETE
- a CDS encoding TolC family protein; this encodes MRIFFIAAGLFLFINTSIIAQIKGDSLLQDAELTLENAIQVAVANNPQVNRALLSLEDADELVDIAYSEVYPNISSSLNYTRNFEVPVQFVPGELFGGEPGTFIPVAFGTDNNWQGGFTVTQNIFRGEVFVGLSTSTIYKTVQQENLRATTQQVITQARTAYYQVLITKEQLRLQEAQINRLEQNLRENRSRQQAGLIDEYSVLQLEVQLSNQRPQLIEAQYAVDEAYRDLKVALGLPLEINFKVKGNLNAFDIVSQEAVSAENEHIKKIDQMNPFSYQKRNDDWPSFLDYRGDLRVLDARLNLNEKEIQAVKSRFLPTITASYNLQWSSAESGTPTFFENSSRFQTLGVNVSLPLFEGFARTSDVQRAQIARKDIEVQQRAAKLEAENQIASAAEALNKSFETAEARKQALKQAEEGYQRALSRLENGIGSQIEVTDAEVQVRQAEVNYALMVFEYLSAKAQYDLATGQVPYVDTMETEIE
- a CDS encoding efflux RND transporter periplasmic adaptor subunit, producing the protein MKKFNLILITVFAAFIAACSGEAPEVAGDEIVGKTVNVETRILEPSTFRSQLRVVGNVETKNDIMISAEVGGRIMEQTVSEGTRVRKGQTILRIDDAKLMQEKAQLEAATAQARENYERLQRVYEESGIGSEIDVLNAKYSYQQSKSALESIKVDLENTTISAPFDGTVEQYVLEEGEMASPGMQVVRLIGTNTYIVTAGVPARYADVVLSGDEVEVWFDTQDTDTLQGTISFVGNSIDPQSRTFRIEVLLPVQQKNYKVDMIANLRLSTLMEENVLIVSEEFIYKEENEFITYVKTENEDGDPIAERRVVVLGPSFRSDVIIRNGLNPGEELITIGSAFLNDGVKLNIVETHGSDLASN
- a CDS encoding efflux RND transporter permease subunit; this translates as MSTDNLKNGAGNGRPVPDGSNRKEFWLSTFSIDNRISVLVLILLVAVLGIVSYITIPKESFPNITVPNIFVVTIYPGVSPEDMESLVTRKLEDELSNISDVKTMTSTSSEGYSNINLEFNTGIDIDEALQKVREKVDLAKPELPEDAEEPVIQEVNLSEFPIMQVNLSGDYSLDILKEIAEDLQEDIEAVPSVLGVDLTGGLEREVQVDVDLPKMKYYNLSFTDIITAIQQENVTIPGGDITVGSKNFLLRVPGQYETTAPIEDIVVTADDDKPIYIRDVASVTFGYKERETYSTLDNSPVITLGVKKRTGKNILDTSTAVKSILEEALPTLPPSTVYKITNDQSKDVNSMVANLENNIISGLILVVGVLLFFLGVRNASFVGISIPLSMFLSFIILSALGITMNMIVLFSLILALGMLVDNAIVVVENIYRYLEEGYDNFEAAKKGTGEVAVPIISGTATTLAAFAPMIFWPGIVGEFMGYLPKTLIITLSSSLFVGLIINPVICALFMRVDTDKGKAAMTRKGKRILYSFLGVIGVILLVSSFITWTMLIILGVILWATNKYFLEPVGNWWQREGLNNVLSKYENTLEWALNHRLSTIGISIAVLASSIFVLIAFFPGSEFFPEDIPPRDIYVQIETPIGSDVEFTKSVVDKVAARVEQMPYNVDYNTILATSGAAITSDPTASGGNSTHLGTVAINFVDYEQRQKGVFEAMEYMRNDLAGFVAGAKITVEKPQDGPPTGPPINLEISGPQMDLLTRFSDQVLETLEEDSIFAKLDGLQSDLPEARPEVKVQVDREKAALFDLNTNEVGMTVRQAINGVEASKFRDGKEEYDIIVRLSDEYRDDLSTLANLTIFHEGVQVPLSELATWEVSDGFGGIRHKESERVITVSADVRSGYQSNAVLAEAQALLEDYLDGLPSGYSYEWTGQQQDQQESFEFLFKAFLIALFLIAFILVSQFNSVAKPIIILSSVIMSTAGVFYGLVTFQMALGLMAILGIISLAGVVVNNAIVLIDYVDILRTRDGLDLRSALIEGGKVRFRPVILTAITTTLGLVPLAIGFNFDFITLVGSPITFFSNLSEYIFWGGEQAAWWGPMAIAVIVGLIFATALTLILVPVLYSVIERGRRKLNMVMFGTTEPGIIKDQSELNGELKSQTTLEPTPG